The DNA segment ACTGATTCCGACACGGGCACATCGGGCAAACCAAACGATGCAAAGCCGGAGATGCACGGGTCCTCCCCATCAGTAACGATAACACTGCCAAAGCGCAAGACAGACGTTGCAGTACACCATTTCTCGCTCACAGCGGCAGGCCAAAAACTTCTTCAGGAGAGAAAGCAGGAGCTTGGCAGACTGTCTGTTGCAATGCAGCGGCTGTATCATTCAAGGAATATTGACGAGCTCTACCGCACCATATCCTGGAATCGAGAGTGGATTCCTCTAATGCTTTACACGGGAGTCATTACGCCTGATTACCTCAAGGCCATGTTAAAGTACCTCGGCGTGGACGCGGGCAAGCTTTCCATGACTGAACTGCAGCAAGCAGCATCGGATCTCGGGATTGGACCTGACTTTTTTGACCTGGGGCAGGTGCTCTATTGGGGCATACATCCGATAATTTCGTTTATACTCACCCACCTGTTGATTGGCAAGCTGCACGACAAGCATTCCGAAAAGGCAAGACAGGCCGGCAAGAAGAACAATCCTGACGAAGACATGTACTTTCCACAACAAAGCTAGTACGTGAGGCTCGCCAGGGTCCTGCCTTTACGATAGCCCACCTCATTGCGCTGACGGATGTAGGCCTCAGGCCGGAACTGTCAGAGAGGACTATGCCAAGAGTACGAACAACGGAAATCCGTGTTCTAATGCATATCTTGTATGATTGGTGGATATCTGGAGTGCAGCGCACGATTGGCAGCATTACGCCAGGTAGCGAGGGACCGGCGAAATGAGCGCGAGTGGAGGATTGCCGGTTGTTGTAATTGCGCTGGTCGTACTAAATATCGCAGCCTACCTTGTGAGCATTGACGCCTCTTATGGCATAAGTAAGAGGGCGCTCCTAAATTACGCCTTTGTTCCTGCTTATCTCTTCAGCGATCCGAGCAGAGCAATCCTTACGATATTTACCTCAATGTTTCTCCACGCCAATGTCGCACACATTGCACTCAACATGATGGCCCTTGTTGCGGTTGGTCGGTATGTGGAAGCCAGTTTAGGCCACTGGAGGTTCCTTTTAATCTACGTTATTTCAGGCGTAGCTGCGGCACTGCTGTTTGGTGCGGTTCAGTTTGGGCTGAGCGATCCTTCTACCCACCTTGTAGGAGCCTCCGGAGCGATATCAGGAATAATCGGAACTTCGGTAATTCTCGGAAACAGAGGCGCCTTTGGCTGGTTCGCGATGCAGTTAATCCTTGGCTTTGTCTCGCTTGGGGGAACTGGGTTTGGGGGAATTGCCTTTATGGCTCACGTCGGGGGGTTTCTAGCAGGCATTGGGATGACAAGGCTATTGATACTGCGGGAAAAAGCCAGCAGGCAGCTTGCATAGCAGGCAATCTCAAACTCGGCCTGCGTACATGTTGGACCTTGTTTGCGGTCGCTAGACCTGCAGGCATCGCTTGTGTGGCTTACGGCGCAGGATTTGTCTTTGTGGATTTCGCCGGAGGCATCTGGTGGGGCATTATCTCTGTCACGTTGGATCCTTCGTACGGCACTATTGTGATAGTGGTATTACTGCCAGGAACGCTGACTCCAGTGCTCGCCTCCGTTCCATTGGCCGCGGAGGTGACAGTTGTTATGTTGTTCACGCGCGGCGGTAGAATAAACTGGTCTATTATAGGGGGCTCGTTAAGCGGCTTGCCGTCTTTGGTCAGTATCCGAACTGTCAGAAAATACTGCGTTGGATCAGTCATGATAGGCCCCTTGATGTGGTAAGTGCCTGTGGTGTGACCATTCACTCCTATGATGTCCGGTCCCCACGTCTTGAATTGGCTCGCGCCAGGGTTTGTGGAATTGCCCGTTGATTTTGCGGAAGGCAAAAGCTCCAGGTCGAGAATTCCTGAATTCGTGGCAAACGTATGTGCGTAGAACTTGGACGTAGAATTTGAGATGGTGACGTTGTACAGCATCGAATCGTAAGGAGGGATTCCCACGTCCTTGGGGATGAAGGAAACCACGAAACTCTGCGGCCGGGATGGATTGAAGGGAAGTACTCCAAGGCCGCCTATCATCATGTTCATGTGCTTGCCGGTCGCCATCCCGTTGCCAACGTTAATGACGCCGGATATGTTTGGGTGGTGGCCGTCAACATAATGGTATGTTCCAACCTGCTTGAAACTGTATACAAACGTGCCGCCGTCCGGCTCCAAGAGCTTGGAAGCGAATGCCTCGGGCGGCGAATACGTGGCATTTGAGACAGTGGTGATGGAATGGACGTCATTGTCGTTATTCGTCCAGATTACTGTCATGTCCGCTGGGATTGACACCTCCCGCGGGGTGAACTGGGTCGTGTCGTTAGAAGACACCTCGGGTATGATGATTGCGTAGGACGGATTCTCACGCAACTTGTAGTACTTGTCCGGCGGGAAATTGGTTTGAGCATCTTGTTCATACGATTTTGAGGGAAGCAGGACCAGAGACAGTGAAGCTGGCACGAGAATTAATGCGATAAGGGCCACCGCAGGATAGGGGATCTTGACTATCATATTTTGCAACAAGGAGGAAAAGGGAACTGTCATGGCCTCGCTGCTGTTGATAATTTGCACAATGGTAATATCTCATGCGAACGATTCTTACACCATCAAGTGGGAGAGGTTTTTGATGACAGCATCGCTACTGCAATTCTTGGCGAAAAGGTCCTCCCAGCTAGAAATCCAGGGACTTTTGTAATTTTCTGGGCGCAGAATATCAGCAAAGTTTGGCACACCAGTCGGCTCTACCCGAGTGTTCACGACGATTCAGGAGAAAGTCCCAATCTCGACTATTGCGCCAGCGCTCGACTTGCCTGCACGAAAAACAGGAGAATATGCGTCGATTCGGTCTCGACAGCCCTGCGCCATCGATGACGCGCAATTGACCGCTGGGACGGTATGGTCACTACGGAAAAGTGTGAAGCATTCCTAAAATGCGTCATTGCAAGCCTCGTTTCATGGAGCAAGTTCCAAACTGGGAAGCGGTAATACACAAGAGCGTTAGAGCAGCAGACGGTCAGGGCGCAGGAATTGTAGCTGCAGTTGAAGAAGATGCCATTGTCATCGAGTCGGCAGGGGATCGAGTTCATGCCCGGTACCCCAAATCAATAGTTGAAGGCTTTAACGGCGCAGAGGTCATTCTCAACAAGCCATTTGCTGAGCTTTGGCAGTATGTACAGCCTTGACTTGGCAGTAGCTGACGTAGAATCAGTCGCGTAGAGAATTAATCATCGGTTGGGAAAGTACTGATCATTAGCATCCCATAGAATGATTTGCCGATACGAGATCCATATATGCTCGTGAACCGTATTCCTAGCCATAGATGCAGCTTTTAGACCCGCGCTCCTCAGTAAAGACTGCCCAGCCCTCCAGTCGCATCCCGCGTGACTGGAAAATAGTCCTAGTGTCCCCGCGCTCAAGTTCAGAAACGCCCAACTTTATCACCAAAATCGACAAGCGCGGCAGGCACCGGTGGCTCAACGCTTACACCCCGGCAATGGGGATACGCTTTCTCTCTGAAAATTTTGAGGGAGTTGATGTTTTAGAGTATCCTTCAATCGGTGAAATAGAGAAGGTTCTTGATACCGGCGTTGACGTCCTGGGGGTCAGCTTTCTTACTTCACAGACAGGGGAGGCAAAAAAGATCGTGCAGCTTGCCAGATCGCACGGCGTAAAGGAAGTCTGGGGCGGCGGATGGGGAATAGATACCCCGGGTGCAAAGGAATTCTTTGACAGGTCGTTTAGCGGCTACGGAGAGCAGCGCCTGATGCCAGTGATTGGCGACAGGATAAGGGGCACGGGTATCCGCCATCCGGCTCTAATAGGAGAAGCTCATTTTTTCAAGTTCAAGGCCAAGGTGGGTTACCTTTACTCAATCCGGGGCTGCAAGTACAAGTGCGAGTACTGCCCCACGCCTGCGGTGATTCCGGAACTAATGACGCTTGAACTTGCAGAGATTGAGCGAATTCTGGACGTGTATGCAAAGGAAAAGGTTCACGCCGTGGTGATTTACGACGAAACCTTTCTTCAAAACCCGCTGCATTCCTGGCAGGTAATCGAGATGCTTGCCGAACGCGGGCTGATGTGGTTCTGCCTGACCAGTTCGTCTGAACTTAACGGCAACGTCTCTCGCCTCCGCGACAAGGGGTTCCTTGGGTGTCTCATGGGAATTGAGTCACTGCGCGACAAGACCTTGAATGACTACCGCAGAGGCAGGCTCTCAGGTGCCAACATCAAGGTTATCAAGGAAATGAGGGATAACAGCTGCTTTGTCCTTGGGACCTACATGTTCTGCCACGAGCTTGACACAAAGGAGTC comes from the Nitrososphaera sp. genome and includes:
- a CDS encoding rhomboid family intramembrane serine protease encodes the protein MSASGGLPVVVIALVVLNIAAYLVSIDASYGISKRALLNYAFVPAYLFSDPSRAILTIFTSMFLHANVAHIALNMMALVAVGRYVEASLGHWRFLLIYVISGVAAALLFGAVQFGLSDPSTHLVGASGAISGIIGTSVILGNRGAFGWFAMQLILGFVSLGGTGFGGIAFMAHVGGFLAGIGMTRLLILREKASRQLA
- a CDS encoding radical SAM protein gives rise to the protein MQLLDPRSSVKTAQPSSRIPRDWKIVLVSPRSSSETPNFITKIDKRGRHRWLNAYTPAMGIRFLSENFEGVDVLEYPSIGEIEKVLDTGVDVLGVSFLTSQTGEAKKIVQLARSHGVKEVWGGGWGIDTPGAKEFFDRSFSGYGEQRLMPVIGDRIRGTGIRHPALIGEAHFFKFKAKVGYLYSIRGCKYKCEYCPTPAVIPELMTLELAEIERILDVYAKEKVHAVVIYDETFLQNPLHSWQVIEMLAERGLMWFCLTSSSELNGNVSRLRDKGFLGCLMGIESLRDKTLNDYRRGRLSGANIKVIKEMRDNSCFVLGTYMFCHELDTKESMRKDIEKLASLEIPAVLPVIFTPFAPTPLFQKYEDRITDWDWSHWDDGHLVWKHPEVTPEEARELLFECDTLCNTLSRNAGFAVREAVRNVIPFVFRKMVSRRSVTRRFQPNLDATGPSVA